The proteins below come from a single Papaver somniferum cultivar HN1 chromosome 11, ASM357369v1, whole genome shotgun sequence genomic window:
- the LOC113325361 gene encoding aspartic proteinase CDR1-like: MGGMISLFILLLTILFHISLLPNSVTAVNPSGFSMKIFHRDSKESPLYPGDHLTQEERLKRLIQQYKNRSCYIGSKISSLNNSINALFPVTYDGSGSYVAAVGMGTFVGPEPYKRHYLMVDTGSPLTWIQCQGATSSFPQQQPLYPATSSSTYQPLRCNRRRMGTIENPDCYPGLCDDQGMCTYERIYEDGTSTTGKLAKEKFTINSDYRRLESFIIVMGCGLNQVNMAGSQPEVFSGTLGLSGGSKSLVK; the protein is encoded by the coding sequence ATGGGTGGAATGATCTctcttttcattcttcttctaacaATTCTTTTCCATATATCCCTATTGCCAAACTCAGTCACTGCTGTTAATCCAAGTGGGTTTAGCATGAAGATCTTTCATAGAGACTCCAAAGAATCACCTTTATATCCAGGCGATCAtttaacacaagaagaaagattgAAAAGACTCATCCAACAATACAAAAATAGATCATGTTACATTGGGAgtaaaatatcaagtttaaataACTCGATAAACGCACTTTTTCCTGTGACTTACGATGGTTCTGGATCATATGTTGCAGCGGTGGGAATGGGTACTTTTGTTGGTCCAGAACCTTACAAGCGACACTATTTAATGGTTGATACTGGTAGCCCACTTACATGGATTCAATGTCAAGGTgctacttcttctttccctcaACAACAACCCCTTTATCCTGCAACAAGTTCAAGTACGTATCAACCTCTTAGGTGTAACAGGAGAAGAATGGGTACCATCGAAAACCCTGATTGCTACCCAGGATTATGTGATGATCAAGGCATGTGTACTTACGAAAGAATTTACGAGGACGGTACATCTACAACAGGTAAATTGGCTAAAGAAAAATTCACTATAAATTCAGATTACCGTCGGCTTGAATCTTTTATTATTGTCATGGGTTGTGGACTTAACCAAGTGAACATGGCTGGTAGCCAACCTGAAGTTTTTTCTGGAACACTCGGTCTAAGTGGAGGATCTAAGTCTTTAGTAAAATAA
- the LOC113325362 gene encoding aspartic proteinase CDR1-like — protein MGGMISLFILLLTILFHISLLPNSVTAVNPSGFSMKIFHRDSKESPLYPGDHLTQEERFERLIQQSKNRARYIGRKISSLNNSINALFPVTYDGSGSYVAAVGIGTFVGPEPYKRHYLMVDTGSPLTWIQCQGATSSFPQQQPLYPATSSSTYQPLRCNRRRMGTIENPDCYPGLCDDQGMCTYERSYEDGTSTTGKLAKEKFTINSDYRRLESFIIVMGCGLNQVNMAGSQPEVFSGTLGLSGGSKSLVKQLNLGKFEYCLRPYRDGMDGTHTYLRFGSDTRLDREVRQAYRTPLFNYGEQYYYLVLEDISVNGSRVGFQRRDFQYRVSTGRGGCIIDSGASVSRMRESLFDRVAEKVTEYFERFGLNPVTPSPFKYTLCFLRRIKPFVYPTITFHFQDAAFFLHGHDEDTAFKILPNYFCLGIIREPESDNAPYHVMFGAMQQARKRILHNVAGKSLYFAEEDCRNDYPNSI, from the coding sequence ATGGGTGGAATGATCTctcttttcattcttcttctaacaATTCTTTTCCATATATCCCTATTGCCAAACTCAGTCACTGCTGTTAATCCAAGTGGGTTTAGCATGAAGATCTTTCATAGAGACTCCAAAGAATCACCTTTATATCCAGGCGATCAtttaacacaagaagaaagattcGAAAGACTCATCCAACAATCCAAAAATAGAGCACGTTACATTGGGAggaaaatatcaagtttaaataACTCGATAAACGCACTTTTTCCTGTGACTTACGATGGTTCTGGATCATATGTTGCAGCGGTGGGAATAGGTACTTTTGTTGGTCCAGAACCTTACAAGCGACACTATTTAATGGTTGATACTGGTAGCCCACTTACATGGATTCAATGTCAAGGTgctacttcttctttccctcaACAACAACCCCTTTATCCTGCAACAAGTTCAAGTACGTATCAACCTCTAAGGTGTAACAGGAGAAGAATGGGTACCATCGAAAACCCTGATTGCTACCCAGGATTATGTGATGATCAAGGCATGTGTACTTACGAAAGAAGTTACGAGGACGGTACATCTACAACAGGTAAATTGGCTAAAGAAAAATTCACTATAAATTCAGATTACCGTCGGCTTGAATCTTTTATTATTGTCATGGGTTGTGGACTTAACCAAGTGAACATGGCTGGTAGCCAACCTGAAGTTTTTTCTGGAACACTCGGTCTAAGTGGAGGATCTAAGTCTTTagtaaaacaattaaatttaGGTAAATTTGAATACTGCCTGAGGCCATATAGGGATGGTATGGACGGAACCCATACGTACTTAAGATTTGGTTCAGACACGAGACTTGATCGTGAAGTTCGACAAGCATACAGAACTCCCTTATTTAACTATGGCGaacaatattattatttggtTTTAGAGGATATTAGTGTGAATGGGAGTAGAGTCGGATTCCAAAGAAGGGATTTCCAGTATAGGGTGAGTACGGGAAGAGGCGGTTGTATAATAGATTCAGGGGCTTCAGTGAGCCGTATGCGCGAAAGTCTCTTCGATAGGGTTGCGGAGAAGGTGACGGAGTATTTTGAGCGGTTTGGTCTTAATCCTGTTACACCATCTCCATTTAAATATACTCTTTGTTTCCTAAGACGTATCAAGCCTTTTGTATATCCAACAATCACATTCCACTTTCAGGATGCCGCATTTTTCCTCCACGGACACGATGAGGATACTGCTTTTAAAATCCTTCCGAATTATTTTTGTTTGGGTATTATTCGAGAACCCGAATCCGACAATGCCCCTTATCATGTCATGTTTGGAGCAATGCAACAAGCTCGCAAAAGGATCTTACATAATGTTGCGGGAAAGTCACTCTATTTTGCTGAAGAGGATTGCAGAAACGACTACCCGAACTCCATATAA